In Cellvibrio polysaccharolyticus, a genomic segment contains:
- a CDS encoding TorF family putative porin gives MKKIQKKLLASTVAAAAFASMAMVPAVQAEVSASVGVANMYYWRGLDLGGGAALSADINYSVSGFFVGAWTSSGDEAMGTEYDLYAGYGGEVGDFNYSLSVVSYNYADPKDGEPLSPGDLTEVVLGLGYGPFAATYYDNVAGSSGYNYFTLALDFEKFAVLYGQHEDDLSHIDLTYKYNDNLSFTVGKVVDDASGAYPDEAKFIVSLSLPIDFK, from the coding sequence ATGAAGAAGATACAAAAGAAATTACTGGCCAGTACTGTAGCCGCTGCGGCTTTTGCATCCATGGCAATGGTTCCGGCTGTACAGGCAGAAGTTTCGGCGTCGGTAGGTGTTGCTAACATGTACTACTGGCGTGGTCTGGATCTGGGTGGCGGTGCAGCATTGTCTGCTGACATCAACTACAGCGTGAGCGGTTTCTTTGTGGGCGCATGGACTTCTTCCGGTGACGAAGCCATGGGTACCGAGTATGACCTGTATGCCGGTTACGGTGGTGAGGTTGGTGACTTTAACTACAGCCTGAGCGTTGTAAGCTACAACTACGCTGACCCGAAAGATGGCGAGCCTTTGTCTCCAGGTGATTTGACGGAAGTGGTTCTGGGTCTGGGTTACGGTCCTTTTGCGGCAACTTACTACGATAACGTAGCGGGCAGCAGCGGTTACAACTACTTCACCCTGGCGCTGGATTTTGAGAAATTTGCCGTGCTTTACGGTCAGCACGAAGATGATCTGTCGCACATCGACCTGACCTACAAGTACAACGACAACCTGAGCTTCACCGTTGGTAAAGTGGTTGACGATGCCAGTGGCGCTTATCCGGACGAAGCCAAGTTTATCGTAAGCTTGTCTCTGCCAATCGACTTCAAATAA
- a CDS encoding DMT family transporter has translation MPLLLAYVLLILLWSSTPLAVKWSSEFFAAPLAVALRLSLAALIAVPLVLVIYRDVLFKKNAWKYFAWAALSLFPAMPLLYSAAVWLPSGWIALLYAVSPFFTALVEWVWKGRGLSGKKIVALLLAFSGLLLIFWPVLQFGDVPVWAPLAVLLSALLVSFSGVALTHSPVRFPPLVLSTGALLLAVPAIWLCVLFSGFEWPATVSTRAWSATIYLALGGSLVALMLYFYLLATLSAGSVSLITMITPVVALLLGYWLEHEPLTWYVLGGAVFMLAGLLLLTPWNFGRWFEFYIKQGAVNSTVSDEIRATIDRYK, from the coding sequence ATGCCGTTATTGCTCGCGTATGTATTACTGATTTTATTGTGGTCTTCGACGCCGCTGGCGGTGAAGTGGAGTAGTGAATTTTTTGCTGCGCCGCTGGCGGTTGCCTTGCGTTTGTCGTTAGCCGCACTTATTGCCGTGCCTCTGGTGCTGGTGATTTATCGTGACGTGCTTTTCAAAAAAAATGCCTGGAAATATTTTGCCTGGGCAGCGCTAAGTTTGTTTCCGGCAATGCCGCTTTTATACAGCGCTGCAGTCTGGTTGCCCTCCGGCTGGATTGCGCTTCTGTATGCCGTATCGCCTTTTTTTACGGCGTTGGTTGAATGGGTGTGGAAGGGGCGTGGTTTATCGGGCAAAAAAATAGTTGCGTTGCTGTTGGCTTTTTCCGGGTTGCTACTGATTTTCTGGCCGGTTTTGCAATTCGGTGATGTGCCTGTGTGGGCGCCGCTGGCGGTTCTGTTATCTGCCTTGCTGGTGTCTTTCAGTGGTGTAGCGCTGACGCATTCACCGGTTCGTTTTCCGCCGCTGGTGCTGTCTACTGGTGCTTTATTACTGGCGGTGCCAGCGATCTGGTTGTGTGTTTTGTTCAGCGGTTTTGAATGGCCAGCCACCGTTTCTACCAGAGCCTGGAGCGCGACGATTTATCTGGCGCTGGGTGGTTCGCTGGTGGCGCTCATGTTGTATTTCTATCTATTGGCAACGTTATCAGCGGGCAGCGTGTCATTGATCACCATGATCACGCCGGTGGTTGCCTTGCTACTGGGTTACTGGTTGGAGCATGAACCTTTAACCTGGTATGTGTTGGGTGGTGCGGTATTTATGCTGGCTGGGCTGCTGTTACTGACGCCCTGGAATTTTGGCCGGTGGTTTGAGTTTTACATCAAACAAGGTGCTGTGAATAGCACGGTTTCGGATGAAATAAGAGCCACGATTGATCGTTACAAATAG
- a CDS encoding multifunctional CCA addition/repair protein: MKIFLVGGAVRDKLLGYPSTENDWVVTGSSPDAMQALGYTPVGKDFPVFLHPHTKEEYALARTERKSGHGYGGFTFYCGENVTLEEDLRRRDLTINAIAETPEGELVDPYGGQQDLQNRLLRHVDPAFAEDPLRILRVARFAARYHHLGFTVAPETLQLMQHMVDIGEVDHLVKERVWKETERALGEQSPWIYIDLLRQCGALKVLMPEVDALFGVPQTATHHPEIDTGIHTLLSLQQASLLSEQTLIRFAVLCHDLGKGTTPEAEWPRHIAHETRSLPLVKRLADRLAAPREYRELALLVAEFHTHAHRALELKPATVLKVLKKLDAFRRPGRWEAFILCCEADARGRTGFEQRDYPQADYLRAALTHCQQIDAKAIAAAGYTGAAFGEEIDKQRLQQLTALKEKNH; encoded by the coding sequence ATGAAGATCTTTCTTGTAGGCGGTGCGGTGCGTGACAAACTGCTCGGCTACCCGTCTACCGAAAATGACTGGGTGGTCACCGGCAGCTCGCCCGATGCCATGCAGGCCCTGGGTTACACGCCCGTGGGCAAAGACTTTCCGGTGTTCCTCCACCCCCACACCAAAGAAGAATATGCACTCGCTCGCACCGAGCGCAAAAGCGGCCACGGTTATGGCGGCTTTACCTTTTACTGTGGCGAAAATGTCACCCTGGAAGAAGATTTACGCCGTCGCGATTTGACCATCAACGCGATTGCCGAAACGCCCGAAGGCGAGCTGGTTGACCCCTACGGCGGCCAGCAGGATTTGCAAAACCGCCTGCTTCGCCATGTTGATCCTGCCTTTGCAGAAGACCCCTTGCGCATTTTGCGGGTCGCCCGCTTTGCCGCCCGCTACCACCATCTCGGCTTCACCGTTGCCCCGGAAACGCTGCAACTGATGCAACACATGGTTGATATCGGCGAAGTCGATCACCTGGTGAAAGAGCGCGTCTGGAAAGAAACCGAACGGGCGCTGGGGGAACAGTCCCCCTGGATTTATATCGACCTGCTGCGTCAGTGCGGCGCCCTGAAGGTATTGATGCCCGAAGTCGATGCACTCTTCGGCGTACCGCAAACGGCCACGCATCACCCGGAAATTGACACCGGCATTCACACCCTGCTCAGCCTGCAACAAGCCAGCCTGCTCAGTGAACAAACGCTGATACGCTTTGCGGTGCTTTGCCATGATCTCGGTAAAGGCACCACACCGGAAGCAGAATGGCCGCGCCATATTGCCCATGAAACCCGCAGCCTACCCTTGGTAAAACGGCTGGCAGACCGGCTGGCAGCACCGCGCGAATACCGTGAGCTGGCATTGCTGGTAGCCGAGTTTCACACCCACGCTCACCGCGCACTGGAGTTAAAACCGGCCACCGTTTTAAAAGTTCTCAAAAAACTGGATGCCTTTCGCAGACCCGGCCGCTGGGAAGCCTTTATTCTGTGCTGCGAGGCAGACGCACGCGGCCGCACCGGGTTTGAACAGCGGGACTACCCGCAGGCCGACTACCTGCGCGCGGCGCTGACACACTGCCAGCAAATTGATGCCAAAGCGATTGCCGCCGCCGGTTACACCGGCGCAGCCTTTGGCGAAGAAATTGATAAGCAACGCCTGCAACAACTCACGGCGTTGAAAGAAAAAAATCATTGA
- a CDS encoding pteridine reductase has protein sequence MITTHNANPVVLITGAGRRIGATLAGELHSDGFNLVLHYRRSRSETEALAQTLNQRRPDSAIALPADLNNTDALTELARLASSHWGRLDVLINNASAFYPTPLGNVTSDTWDDLIGSNLKAPFFLAQALLLALKQQQGCIINIADIYAEKPLKEHTVYCIAKAGNVMLTKSLAQELAPDIRVNGIAPGAIFWPENVQQDNTDYINHLLHKIPLQRRGQAADIARTVRFLISDAPYITGQIIAVDGGRNLHI, from the coding sequence ATGATCACCACCCATAACGCAAACCCCGTTGTTCTGATTACCGGTGCCGGTCGCCGCATTGGCGCTACCCTCGCCGGGGAATTGCACAGCGACGGCTTTAACCTGGTACTGCACTACCGGCGATCACGCAGCGAAACTGAAGCGCTGGCGCAAACGCTAAATCAGCGTCGCCCCGACTCGGCCATCGCGCTGCCAGCAGACCTTAACAACACCGATGCCCTGACAGAACTTGCCCGGCTCGCCAGCAGCCACTGGGGACGCCTGGACGTACTGATCAACAATGCATCGGCCTTCTACCCCACGCCGCTGGGAAATGTCACCAGTGACACCTGGGACGATTTGATTGGCAGCAACCTCAAAGCTCCTTTTTTTCTCGCACAGGCACTGCTCCTGGCATTGAAACAGCAACAGGGCTGCATCATTAATATCGCCGACATCTATGCCGAAAAACCGCTAAAAGAACACACCGTGTATTGCATTGCCAAAGCGGGCAACGTGATGCTCACCAAGTCGCTGGCACAAGAGCTGGCACCGGATATTCGCGTTAACGGCATTGCCCCCGGCGCTATTTTCTGGCCGGAAAATGTGCAACAGGACAACACCGATTACATCAACCACCTTTTGCATAAAATACCGCTGCAACGTCGCGGCCAGGCCGCCGATATTGCCCGTACGGTTCGCTTTCTCATCAGCGATGCCCCCTACATTACCGGGCAAATTATCGCCGTGGATGGCGGACGTAACCTCCATATCTGA
- a CDS encoding magnesium transporter CorA family protein: MIRTQLITATGEYFQGAEELIERWQNDSGSYLWIDLENEAPAKESALLESMDCHPLAIEDVQRFRHPPKTEDFDDHTLILYRGITQFNPDLTIEQMSIALFAKERCLISCHPQPSTGVNYWWNHAAQSDMLRSPGLLASRIMLFSVGRYLDAILEFEPSLNDLEDGMQERPNDDMLRELIAYQSRLRKLKRIFNYHERLAYNLLKDIPARWHAEDGDIEHALQDLFERCERLHGLCAMYYDICGDLINGYLSIASHRLNDTMRILTVITAIFVPLTFIAGIYGMNFVNMPELQWQYGYFYAWGFMLFTASIFGWFAWKKWLQ, translated from the coding sequence ATGATAAGAACCCAGTTAATCACCGCGACCGGTGAATACTTTCAGGGCGCCGAAGAATTGATTGAACGCTGGCAAAATGATTCCGGCAGTTATTTATGGATTGATCTGGAAAATGAAGCACCGGCAAAAGAAAGTGCGCTGCTCGAATCCATGGACTGCCACCCGCTCGCTATTGAAGACGTGCAGCGCTTTCGCCACCCGCCCAAAACCGAGGATTTTGATGATCACACTCTGATCCTCTACCGCGGTATTACCCAATTCAATCCCGATCTCACCATTGAGCAAATGTCGATTGCGCTGTTTGCCAAAGAGCGCTGTCTGATCAGCTGCCACCCACAGCCCTCAACCGGCGTTAATTATTGGTGGAATCACGCCGCGCAAAGCGACATGTTGCGTAGCCCCGGTTTGCTGGCATCGCGCATCATGCTGTTTTCTGTAGGCCGCTATCTGGATGCCATTCTGGAATTCGAACCATCGCTGAATGATCTTGAAGACGGCATGCAGGAGCGCCCCAATGACGACATGTTGCGCGAACTGATTGCCTACCAATCACGGCTGCGCAAACTCAAGCGTATTTTTAACTACCACGAACGGCTGGCATACAATCTGCTGAAAGATATTCCGGCACGCTGGCACGCCGAAGACGGCGATATTGAACACGCCCTGCAGGATTTGTTTGAGCGCTGCGAACGTCTGCATGGCCTTTGCGCAATGTATTACGATATTTGCGGTGACCTGATCAACGGCTACCTTTCCATTGCATCGCATCGCCTGAACGACACCATGCGCATTCTCACGGTGATTACCGCGATTTTTGTACCACTGACTTTTATTGCCGGTATTTACGGCATGAACTTCGTCAACATGCCGGAGTTGCAATGGCAGTACGGTTATTTTTACGCCTGGGGTTTTATGTTGTTTACCGCCAGTATTTTCGGCTGGTTTGCCTGGAAAAAATGGCTGCAGTAA